GGCGCTGGCCGAGCGGGGCGGCGCCTACGACGTGGCCGCAACCGCCGTCACGACCGACGTGTCCGTCCCGGCGGAGGCCGACGGCGAGTGGCTCGACGTGCGCCTGACCGACCGCGTCGCGCTGCTGGTCCGCGAGGGGGTCGACGTCCACGAGACGCGCTCGGACCGCTACGACGCGCGGGCCAGCTACCCGGTGCTCGGCGACGACCTGACGGTGACGCTCCGGCGGGGGTACTGCCTGGCCGACCTCGCCGTCGACGGCGCGGAGCTGACGGCCTGCTCGACGCACCTCGAATCGTCGAAGGCGGGCGTCCGCCGCCGGCAGGCCGCGGAACTGACCGACGCGCTCCCCGCGACGGGCACCGTCGTCGTCGGCGCGGACCTCAACAGCGGGCCGGCGGCCGGCGGCGACGCCTACGAGACGGTGACCGCGTCGCTGACTGACGCGGCGGCCACCGTCGGGACGACACCGGGCGACACCTGCTGTCAGGCGGCGGCCCTGCGGAACGAGCGCTCGCGTCTGGACACCCGGGTCGACCACGTGCTCGCGCGCGGCGCGGACCCGACGGCGGTCGAACGGCTCGGCGCCGACCCCGCCGACCGCGTCGCGGCGACCGTCGACGGCGAGGACGTGACCGTCTGGCCCTCCGACCACGCCGGCGTCGCCGCGACCTACTCCGTCGCGGAGCCGACGCCCGTTTCGACCCCCACGCCGACGCCGACGCCGACACCCACGCCCACCCCGACGCCGACATCGACGCGCAGTCCGACCCCGTCCGCGACGGCGTCACCTCCTCCCACGTCCGCCCCGTCACCGACCGACCGAGAGACGACCACCGGGACCGGCGCCGGGTTCGGCGTACTCGCGGCCGCGGCGGCGTTCGTCGCAGGCGCGCTCGGGCGCTCTCGGGACTGACGCGGCCCGCCTCGGTTCGCTCGCGACCGGGCCCACGGTGGTGACGACTCGAACGCTCCTGGATGCCACACTGTCTACCTGACGCACAGTCTGGTAGTCGAACGTGAAGGTTGGAGTGAATAGATAGTATAGGCGGAATCTGTGAGTCGAAGTCGAAGCGTGGTCGGCTCGTCCGACCCGTCGGGCGGCACTGGCGCACCGGACGGGATCTGGGATAGGGGATCGGGTCGCATTCCGGTCGGTCGGTTGCTCCTCGCGCTTGCGGTCCTCCTGCTTGTCTCCTCTGGCGCAACCACTGCCGTCGCGGCGGAGTGTCACGGCACCGCGGCGACGGCGAGCGACAGTCGGAGCGACGACGACGGACTCTCGTATCCACCGCCGGACCTCGAAACCGTCGTCACGCTGTTCCCCACCGCCGGGCGGGTAGAACTGCACGTCCAGTATCCGGCGCGTTCGGCGGCGGAGGCGGACCGATACGAAGACGGGACGGTCGACCTGGAGTGGGTGGGGGCCGACGACCGACTGCGTACCGCGTTCGCCGGTCGACCCGGGTCGCTCAGTCGTCGCTGTGACACGGTGACGGGCGTGACCGACCCCGTTGCGTCGGAGTCGGAGTACGGCGACGCCGGAGCGACGATGAGCTATCGGTGGGCCGGTGTGTTCGACGGCAACCGGTCCGAGCTGGTGGTTGGACCGACGCTGAACGCGCACCTCGCGAACGGGACGGTCGTCGAGGTACGGGTCCCCGCGGCGGAGTGGACCGCCGAGCGCTCGACGGTCGACTCCTAACGAGTTCGGGCACGCGATGGGACCGGGCAACCAGATCGGGTTCCCCGAGATGTACGACCCCAACCGGTTCAACAGCCCCGTCTCGAACCTGGGCGTGATCGGAGACTGGGGGATCATGGACGAGGGCGACGTCGTCTGCGGGTTCATCCGCAGCGCGATCGGGCGGTCGGTGACCGGCGCCTCGCTCGACGGGGGGTGGCTGGACATCGCGAGCAGCGTCCACCTCATCGACGACACGTCGATCACGCTGGACGAACCGCTCACGGCCAAGCGCCTCGACGACGAAATCCAGTGGCTGTTCTCGATGTGGGCCGAGGTCGTGGTCGACGTCGACGTCGAGATTCCGGATTTCAACCTCGGCGGCGGAGACCTGTTCAGCGGCGAGTTTGATATTTCAGTCGAGGTCAACAAGAGCGAACCGAAACTGGGGATCTATCTTTTCGAGGAGCGGACCGGTGAACAGACGAACGTCCGCCGGCCGGAACTGGATGCGCAGGCGTTGTACACCAGCCCCGGGAACCACGACCACGGTATCGCGCTCTATCGGTTCGATACGCTGAAATTCGACGAGTTACCGACCCTGGAGGAGATCAGAGACCCGGACAAGACCCCGTCCATCGAGATCAGCTCGGACTCGCTGGAACTCGATTATCAGCCTCCGACCGCTGGAGAGAGCGTCGTAAGGGATAGTAAGCAGTCGGCCGACATCACGCTCTCCTCGGCCACGAAGACCACCTACACGGACCCGCCGAGCGGTGCGACGTTCCACCTCGACCGGGACCTGTCACAGACTAGCGGGGACGCGAAGGTAACGGCCAAGCGTGATGTCGCCGACATCATCGAGAACATCGACGACAGGGCCGACCGCATCATCTCGATCGTCGTCGAGCACGTCCGTACGTACCTGAAGGAGGCGATCAACCACACCGAAGAGCGGATCCCCGGGCCCGAGATACTCGTCGAGACGCCCGACGGAAAGCGGGCCGGAGTGGTCCCCGAGACGGGGGAACTCGTCAACGAGATCGACGGTGCGATCATCAACGGCCCGGCGAGCAGTCCGACAGTCTCCGTTCCGGCGAGCGAGGACATCTCGGTGTCGATCACCGCGAAGCGGTTCCGCCGACACCTCCGCGACCACGGCGTCGAGCCGCCGGAGTACGTCCTGTACGACCGGACGGTGATCGTCGACGACGGGTCGGACGTCGTGGAGCGCGACGGGTTCCCGTTCATCGAGGGCAGAACGACCCATCGGGCGCCGGGTGTGGCGGGGACGGACGACGAACAGCCCGCTATCACGGTCGCGCCGGTCGAGGTCAACCCACCGCGGATCAACCCGAAGTCAAACGGCAAGTGGGTCACCGCGTGGATCGGCCTCCCGAAGGAGAGCTCGGTCGACGACCTCCTGCTGGAAGCAACCACGCTGGCGTCGGTCCCGGCCGTCAGCGACGAGCAATACGGGTTCGTCAAGAACCCCGAAACCGAGGTCCGAGACGGCAAGCGCTACGTCAAAGTGAAGTTCCCGCGCCAGCCGCTTGTCGACGAACTCGGGACGGGCGAACACGCCGCCGGCCTCACCGGACAGGTCGGCAACACGACGTTCCACGGCAGCGCCGCCCTCGAAATCAAAGGCGGCGGCGGCAAGGGGAAGGGCAACGGCAAGGGCAACGGGAAGAGGAAGGACATGTAGTAGCGCGCTGGTGGAACGGACCCACGGATCGAATTCGACAACTAGGAGACAGGATACGACAGATGACACCGAACCGGTCGACAGTCGACCGCGGCGACTCGTCCGAACGCGGCCTCTCCTACAGCCGCTCGCTTCGTGCGTTCGTCGCTGTCCTAGTCGTCCTATCGGCTGCGTCCGCGCTCGCGTCCGCCGGGGCGTACGGCGGGGCGGCCGTCGATCCGGAACCGACCGCGACGCCGAACCACACGTCACAGCCGCGGGACGCGAACGTCACAGTCGTCCTCAGTCCGAGCGCGTCGGTGGTGACGACCCACGCCTGGTATATCGCCCGCTCGGAGGCGGAGGCGCGCCAGTACGACGAGGGGACGGCGAACCTGACGTGGTTCGAGACGGACGACCGCCTGCACCGGGCGTTCGCGGACCGCGACGAGGCCCTCCTCGAGGAGTTCAACGACACGACGTCCTCGGAGCGGACCTTCGAGTCCGGATCGGTGGTCCACGTGAACATGCGGTTCCACTGGGTCTTCGACCCGGACCCGGGGAGCGAGACGCCGACCTCGTGGTCTACGGACCCGTTCGTCGGGAACGGGTCGCTCGTGCTCGGGCCGACGGTGGACCGGCATCTCCCGAACGGGACGGTCGTCGAGGTGCGGGTCCCCGCGGCGGAGTGGACCGCCGAGCGCTCGACGGTCGACTCCTACACCGACGGCAACCACGGCCAGACGCGCGTCTACGGGTGGACAGTCGGGGAGACCGACACCGAGCCCCGCGTCGTGTTCAACGAGAGCGTCCGCGAGACGGAGACCGCGGCCGCCGAAGACGGGGCGGTCGGGCCCGCGGGAGGCGCGCTGCTCGCGCTCCTTGCGGTGGTGCTGACGGTTCTCACCGGCCGGAACTATCGGGACTGACGGCGCGGTCGCTCCACTCTCACGCCACCGCGAGCGCGGCCACGTCGGGAAGCCCCAGCGAGCGCGAGCGCCAGCCGCCGGCGCCGTCGGCGGTCGTCTCGGGGTCGGCCTCGACGAGGAACGTCCCGTCGGCGGTGACGGCGTAGACGCACTCGCCGTAGTCGACGCCGACGACCGGTTCGTCGACCGGCAGGTCGACCGCCGACCACCCCTCGCCGTCGCGTTCGAATAGCTCGTCGGCCGTCGCGGCGTGGGCGTGACCGCCCCCGGCGTCGACCGCACGGAAGGCCCCCTGGCGCTCGCGCAGCCAGCCGTTGCCCAGCCGGTAGAGCCCGCCGTCGGCGCTGTGCTCCGACGAGGTCTCGCTCGCGTTGCTCACGGCTTCGCCGTTCGCGTCGAGGTTCTCACTCGGTTCGGACCTCGCATCGCTCGCGAGACCGCCGTCGGTCGCCGCCAGCGGGACGCCGTCGGTGACCGCCACGTCACGGACGGCGTCGAGGCCGACGTTCGCGAGGCCGTCGCCGTCGACCCGATGGACGCCGTCGGCCGCGGCGACGAAGCCATCCGCGATGGCCCGCGCGTCGGCGACCGTTCCCAGGTCCGTCCACTCGCCGTCGCGATAGCGGGCGACCCGCCCGCTCTCGTCGGCGGCCACCACCGCCCCCTCGCGGTCGGTCCCGACGGCGACCGCCGAGCCGAACCCCAGCGATTCGAACTCCTCGGGACCGACGAGGACGGCCTCGTCGGTGGCGACGACGACCGCGCCCTCGGTCGTCGCCACGTCGCGGGCGTCCGTCCGGTGAGCGAGCCCGAACCGGCCCACCCGGTCGCCGGAGACCCGCACGGTCGCCACGCCCTGTCCCGTCGCGAGGTAGGCGACCGTCTCCTCCCGGCGGTCGCCGTACATCCGTTTCTCCTCGATAGCGCTCATACGGGGAGTGGACGGCCCGGCCGTGAAAACCTGCCGCCGTATCCGTTCGGCGACGCGGTGTTCCTCGGGGAGTTCCGCGTGGGGCGAGGGCGTTCGGCGTCCGCCGTCGGGAGCGGTGACCGAGCGTCGTGCCGACCTCGACGTTCCGGACGTCGTCGGTGTCGCCGGTCGAGAAGGGGATGTCGTCGCCGGCTGCGTCCCTGCGCGGTCGGGACACACGACCGGTGGGCTCTTGCCCGTCGAGTCCCGACTGCTCGGTGATGACGAACCTCGAACTGTACGAACTGGAAGGCTGCCCCTACTGTGCGAAGGTCACGACCAAGCTCGACGAGCTCGGCCTCGACTACGAGTCGCACATGGTCCCCCGCTCGCACTCCGAACGGACCGAAGTCGAGGAGATAAGCGGCCAGACCGGCGTCCCCGTCCTCGTCGACCCCGACAACGGCGTCGAGGGCATGCCCGAGAGCGACGACATCGTCGAGTACCTCGAGACGGAGTACGGCAGCTAACGCCGATTTTCGGCCGTTTCCACCGCGCGAGTGGCGAGTCGCGTCACAGGTAGTCGACGGACTTCCCGTCCAAGTCGTCGAAACCGTTGCGTTCGTGTGACCACTCGAAGACGTCGGCGTCGCGGCGCTCGGCGAGGAAGTCGACGATACGCTCGCCGACGTTCTCACCGTACAGATCGGGACCGGACCGGAGGCGGTCGCGGACGGCGTCGGTCTCCAGGGCGTAGGTCACCATCTCGTGGACGAATTCGCCGGAGACCGGCGGGACGAGCAGGTTCGTCTCGGCCTCGAAGACGGTCTCCGGACGATCGGTGTTGAATCGGGCGGTGAGACAGCAGGCCTCGTCGATCGCGTTGAGCTCCTCCTGCATGCTGCCCGAGTCGGTGAACTCCGCGAGACACTGGCCCGAGCGGAGGAACTCGTAGACGTGGGCGTGTTTCTTCCAGAGACCGGTAAACAGGAAGTTGTCGCGCTCGTCGGCCAGCTCCTGGAGGCGCTCGCGGTAGCCGTGGCGTTCCAGGGCGTGGCGCGTGGCCGTCAGTTCGACGAAGTTGACGTTGTAGCCGTCCTCGACCAGCGCGATCACGCCCTCGACGAGCGCCGTGAATCGGCCGGGGAGGAGGTTCGCGCGGCGGTGGACGTCGACGCGGATCCAGTCGTCGCGCTCCGCCAGAACGGGGTAGACGTCGAAGACGCTCTCGCCGTCGTGGTCGGCCTTCATGTCGATGGCGTCGACGACGGAGTTGCCGACGACGGGGATCCGCTCGTCGCCGTCGACCGCGCGGGGGTACCCCTCCGATTCGAGATGCTCGCGGTTGAGCTCGACGGGCGCGAACTGGTAGCGAGCGGCCGCGGAGCCGACGAACGTGTCGTACTGCTCGGGGAACGGCTCGGTGCGGTCGACCGACCACTCGCCGTCCCACTGGGCGTCGACGAGGGCGGCCGGGTCGAGGTCGCCGCCGGTGACCGAGTCGGTGTCCGCGCCTGGCGCCGTCGCGACCCGGGCGGCGTCGTAGTCGGGGGCCATCGCGCGGAGGCCGGCCTCGTTGTGGGCCACCTGCTGGTTGGTGGCGAACAGCCAGGCCTGTGGGAAGACGGCTGCGGCGTGGGTGTCGCCGTGGACCAGCGGGAGGACGGCGGTGTCGGGCCACTCGTCGAGGCGGTCGGCCAGCTGTTTGACCGCGAGCATCGTCTGGGCGGTCTTCTCGCTGAGGTCGCCCCGGATGCCCAGATCGGCGGCGATCGCCGGTTCGAGGTCGTACTCTTCGAGGCCGTGACCGAGCAGGTCGTCGTAGTGCTGGCCGGTGTGGACCACGAAACAGGGCAGCCCGCGCTCGCGGGCGGCGGCGACGACGGGCGCCTGCTTGTAGAAGTCGGGCTTGGTCGCGGTGACGACGGCGAGGACGAACTCGCCCCGCTCCATCTCCGCGGCGAGGCGGTCGTCGTAGAACGTCGGGTCGGCGTCCATACCCGCCCTCCCGAGGGCGGTCGCTTGTCGGTTTCGACATCTATCGCGTCCCGTTGGGACTCCCGCAGGCACACACAGCGTACCGGCGCCAGCACGACGACGGAACCGCGAGCGAGAGAGCCGCGTCGAGAGCGAACACCGGGATGCAGTGACCCGCGTTCGTCTCGCCCACACGGTGTTCAGTAGGGGCGGGTCACTGAACGTAGCCCAGATCGCGCAGGTCGTCGAGGATCTCCTCGTCCTCGATCGCGTCTTCGATCGCGTCCTCTCGGTCTCCCTGCCGTTGTTTCAACACCTCGACGAGCTGTCGAGCGCTCCGGAGTTTGTAGATAGTGTTCGGGTCACCGACGTCTCGTTCAGCACCTCGAAGCAACTCGTCGAGGGCTTCAAGCGTGGTCTTCGGCATTGCAGTTCTCGGCTGATACATCGTTTCGTCGAGCATCAATTTTCGGGATCCAGCGAACGACGGCTGCACGCTTCGTGCGCCGAGCCGAGTGTCGTTCTCGCCACGGCGAGACGGCCGACGGGCGCCACCGGCCCGCTGCGAGCCACAGCGGGCCACCGGCGTCCCGTCCCGTTCCCCGTCACTCGGGGTTCGGGTCGAAGATCTCGGGGTTTGCCTCGCCTTCGACGTCGATCACGGCCAGGGCACCCTTGCGGGCGACCCGCGAGAGGGCGTGGTCGACGAGCTTGATGGGGCCCGGGACGGGGTAGTGCATCGTGGCGATGGCGGTGGAGCCGGGCTGGACGGGCGTGGTCTGGATGTTGCGCTGGGGTCGGCCGCCGAGGCCGCCCTGGGGGTAGACCTCGTCCCAGACGCTGCCGATGGGGTGGAAGGAACTGGCGAGGTTCGGGCCGCCGACGCAGTAGTACACCCTGGCGGTCTCGCCCGTCTCGGCGGCCATCCCGGCGTACTTGTCGGGCGTGATGGCGTATCTCTCACCGTTGATGAGCACGTAGGTGGGCTCCTCGCGGGCCATCGCGCCCATGTCGAAGGTGTGATGGCCCTCCTGGCCGGTCTCGCCGTCGGTGTACACCTCGTGCTGGCCGAGGTAGAACTCGTGGTCGACCTCGGGCAGCCCACCCTCGGGTTCGACGAGGACGATGCCGAACATCCCCGAGGAGATGTGGTAGTCCATGTTCGCGACGGCGCAGTGGTAGATGAACGCGCCGGGGTAGGTGACTTTGAAGCGGACGCGCTCGGTCTCGCCGGGAGCGACGGTCGTGGCCTCGGCGCCGCCGCCGGGGCCGCGGACCGCGTGCAGGTCGACGTTGTGTGGCATCCGGTTGCCCTCGGCGTTCGTGACGGTGAGGTCGACGGTATCGCCGACGCGGGCGCGGATCATCGGCCCCGGGATCCGCTCGTCGAAGGTCATGAACTCGAAGGTGGCGCCGTCCTCGATCTCGGCGGTCACCTCCCGCGTGGTGAGTTCGGCCTCGATCGTGGCCGGCTCCGAGCGGTCGATGGGGTCCGGGATCGCCGTCGGGTCGGCGGCGACCCGGTCGACCGTCGGCTCTCTCGGGGCGTCGAGCGCCCGCGAGTCGCTGTCGGCTTCGGTGAACGTGACTTTGTCGTCTGGGATCTCGCCGGCACAGCCGGCGACGGCCGCCGCGCCCGCCGCGGCACCGGTCTTCAGGAAGGTCCGACGGGTAGATCTGGGAGTCATGGCCGGGTACAGTCGGACCTGAGGACAGCACACGGAAAATGAGCGACACGGGTTCTCGCTCGCATAGGACCAGACCGAACACGTTCGTCGCCGAGCGACGGCGTTCCCAGCCTCCGGGAACGTCCGGATGGGGTTATTTGAAAACGGCGGGAACGGACGTGTATGAGCACGGACGACGGTATCGATCAGGGGCGACGCGACGCCATGAAGACCCTCGCTATCGGGGCGACGGTCGGCGGGCTGGCCGCCGCGGGCGCGCGGCCGGCCGCGGCCCAGTCGACGGACCTCACCGACTGGTTCTCGAACGTGGGCAACGTCGACGGCGTCGTCGACGAGACGGGCAAGGGCGAGGTCACCGTCGAGGTGGGCGTCTCGGGCAACGGCGGCGCCTTCGGGTTCGGACCGGCTGCGGTGCGGGTCGACCCCGGGACGACGGTCGTCTGGGAGTGGACCGGCGAGGGAACGCCCCACAACGTCGTCGCGGAGGACGGCAGCTACCAGAGCGAGATGATCACCGAAGCGGGCGCCACCTTCAGCCACACCTTCGAGTCGGCGGGCGTGAGCAAGTACGCCTGCGTCCCGCACAAGGCGATGGGGATGAAGGGCGCGGTGATCGTCGGCGACGCCGACGTGACCGTCTCGACCGGGAGTTCGACCGCGACCGCCGCCGGCGGGAGCGGCGGCAACGAGACCAGCGCGAGCGGCTCCGGCGGCGGTGGGTCCGGCCCGAGCGGCGACTTCGTCGAACCGGACTACGACGGGTGGTTCGACAACGTCGGCAACTACGACGGCACCGTCGACATGACCGGCCAGGAGGAGGTGACCGTTGAGGTGGGTGTCGAGGGCAACAGTGGCCCGTTCGGGTTCGGCCCCGCGGCCGTACGGGTCGACCCCGGGACGACGGTCGTCTGGGAGTGGACGGGCAAGGGCGGCCAGCACAACGTCGTCGGCGAGAGCCACGACTTCGAGAGCCCGATGCAGGGCTCGGAGGGCGACACCTACGCCCTCGAGCTCGACGGCGAAGGGGTCGTGAAGTACGCCTGCGCGCCCCACCGGATGGCGGGCATGAAAGGCGCCGTCGTCGTCGGCAACCCCGCCGCGGCGAGCGGCGGCGGTGCCGGTATCGACCTCTTCGAGACCTCGCTGTGGGGGCTGGCGGGAGCCATCGTCGCCGCGCCGTTCGTCGCCAGCCAGATCGTCGCCAGCAGGCGGTCGAACGACGACGACGGCCGCCGAGCGCCCCACCGGCCAGCCGACTGAGAGCGGCGGCCGACCAGTCGGAGCGTCGGCAGCTGTCCCGCCCGCTCAGACCTCGTCGAGGAACGACCGCAGTTCGCCGGTCGCCAGGTCGCGGCGGTCGCGGAAGACGCAGTGGCCGGCGTCGTCGACGTGTCGCAGGCGGCCGTCGGGGATCAGGTCGACGGCTTCGCGGTCGCGCTCGCGGGCTTCCTCGTCGACATCGGCGCGGAGGACGAACGTGGGCGCCTCGATCTCGGGAAAGGTCCCCTCGGGGTCGACCCATCCCGCCTCGAACACGCCGGTGATGTTCGGGCTGACCCGCAGGCGGGCGTCGACGAGCAGACTCGCCAGTTCCTCGTCGCCGGCCGCGACGTGGCCGGCGAGTTCGTCGTCGGCCTCGAGCAGTTCGGCCTTGGTGTGGTCCTGCCACCACAGGATCCGCTCGCGGATGGCTTCGACCTCCTCGTCGCTGCTGAAGCGCTCCTCGCCGCGGTTCTCGCGGTTGTGGCCCAGCAGACAGGCGGGGTCGACCGCGACGACGGCTCGCGGCCGGTCGGGGTCGAGCGCGGCGGCCGCGAGCACGGTGTCGCCGCCCATCGAGTGGCCGAAGTAGATCGGGTCGGCGACGCCGAATCCCTCCAGCAGGGCGATCAGGTCGGCGGCGCGCGTGTCGGCGTCGTAGCCCGAGTCCGGGGCGTCTGAGTGGCCGTGGCCACGGGCGTCGTAGACGATCACGTCGTAGTCGTCGGCGAGGTCGCGGGCGAGCGGGAGCCGACAGCGGCCGTCGTCGAAGACGCCGTGAGCGACGACGAGCGGAGGGCCGTCGCCGCCGCTGCGGTCGTAGTGCAGTCTGACTCCCTCGGCGACGTCGACGTACCCGCTCGTCCAGTCGGCCGGCGGGCGCGTCTCGACTGGCATGAGACCACGTACGCCGATCGGCCGCAAAAACCTGCGGACACCGGAAGTCGACGCCGTCGTCCCGACGACCCCGACTGCGCCGTCGGGTTCTGTCGTCGCGCGGCCGACGCGAGGAAAAGGCACATGGGCCCTCGGTCCGGAGTGTCGGGTATGTCAGAGCGGACGGACGAGCGGGTCGAGGACTTCGACGCGGACCTCGGCGACCCCGACGACGGCGACGTGGGCTTCAGCGACGACGAACTCGGTGTCGACGTGGATTCGCTGACGAGCGGGCCCGACGCTGCGAGCGGTGGGTCGTCCGCGTCGCCCGCCGAGAGCGAAGCGAGCGCCGAGTCCGCCGCCGACTCGGGGTCGAGCCTGCGCTCGCGGCTCACGCCCTCGATCGGTCGGCCGAACCTCGGGGTCAGCGTCCCGTCGCTGCGTTCGTTCCTGCTCGCGGCCGTCGTCGTCGTCGGCGGGATGTTCGCGGGCAGCGCCGTCCCCTTCGTCGGGTCGGTCACCGGCCTGATCGGTCTGTTCCTCGGCGCCTTCCTCCTCGGCGCGGCCAGCGGGACCCGACGGTACGTCCCGGTCGCCGTGGCCGGCGCGGCCGCAGCCGTCGTCGCGACGATGATGCAGGGCGTGCTCACGCTGACGGCCGTCGAGAGCCTCGGACTCGGGCCGACGGCCGCCCTCGGCGCCACGACCGGCATCCTCGTCGCCGTCGTCGGCCACTACTTCGGCCGCGACCTGCGCGACGGCCTCACCCGCGAGATTTAATTTCCCGGCGCGAACACTGTTTCCCGATGACAGGAGACGAGAGCTCCGTCGAGAGCGGAGCCGTCGACGTGCTCCGCTACGAGACCGACGAGGGGCCGGTCTACCGCGCTACACCGGCCGGAGAGGGCGAGGCGGTCGTCGCGGCGCACGAGCGGGAGGTCCGCGAGCGCCGCACCGGCCGCCTGCTGGCCACCGGAACTGTCGTGGCCGCGATCGTGCTTACCGGCGTGGTCATGGAGTCAGTGGTGGCAACGGTCGCTGGCCTGTTGTTCGTCGCTGTCGTGCACGTTTCGAAAGACGACGACCACGACGAGTCGGTCCCCGAACTCGTCGAGCGCAACCAGTTCAGGCGCGACGCCGAGCGAGCCTACGACCTCGAAGACGGCTGAACGCCCGCTCCGGGTCCGAGCGGGCGAGCGGTCACTCCGGCAGCGACCACTCGTCGTCGTCGCGCTCGGCGATGTCTTCCTCGGCGAGCCGTTCGAGCGCCTCCTCGACGACCTCGGGAGGTGCTTCGACGCGGCGGCTCACCTCGTCGACGGTGCCCGCACGGGTGGCGAGCGCCGACACCACGTCGCCGAGCAGTCGGGCGTCCTCGCCCTCGAACTGGTCGGTCAGCTCGCCCATCACCTCGGCGAGGCGGCCGTGGACCCACCGCTGGGCCAGCGAGAGCTCGCGGTCGAGATCCTGCAGTCGGTCGAGCTCCGCGGCGAGTTCGCCGGTGTCCGCTCCCTCCTGGACTTCGGCGTCGATGGAGAGGTGCCGGCACGTGGTCACGTCGATGGAGCTGCCGGGGTAGGCGCTCTTGGTGCCGAATCGGTACGGCGAGACCGTCACTTCCAGCCGGAGGTTGCGGGCGATGCGGAAGTACTTGCGGCGCTGGTCGTCGACGCTGCTCTCGACGAGGCCGGCGGTCTCCAGCCGGTCGAGGTGGTCGATGACGGCCTTCGGGCTCACGCCGATGTACTCGCTGATCTCCGTGACGTAACAGGGCTTGTGCGCGAGCAACCGGAGGATCCGCCGACGGTTGGCGTTGCCCAGCAGGTCCAGCAGTTCGGCGGAGTCCATTCACCTGAGGTTCGCGGTCGATCCTTATAAGCGTGTCCCCGGCGTTCCGGTGCGGTCGTGCGGTCGCGTCGGCGCGCCGTCGCCCGGATCGCGGCCTGGGCGGACGCGGTCGCTTCCCGCCCGGTCACTGCGCCGCGTCCGGGTCAGTCGAGAGCCTCGGGAACGCGCGGGCGGCCAGCGCGACGGCGACGACCGAGGTGGCGACGCTCCCGACGGTCAGGACGACGCCCGAGGTCGTGAGCCCGCCGGCCGAGAACAGCGCCCCGGTGTCGTACCGTAGCGGCGGGTGGAGACCGAAGCCGTAGTCGACCAGATCGTTGCCCAGCGCGAGCGCCAGCGCGAGGCCGAGCGCCCCGGGCGTGGTCCGCCCGAAGTGCGGCAGGAGGTACGCCTCGGGGATGAACAGGAGGTGGGTGACGAGCACGCCGAAGTAGCGCCACACGTCGGGGTAGTACAGCCCGAACTGGAGGTTCAACGCGAGCGCGAGCCACAGTCCGGTCTCGACGAGCCAGACGAACGATATCGTGTAGAGATAGGCGAGCACGAGATTGGCGGGCGCGGCGTCGAGCCGCCGGCCGAGGTTCGGCAACAGCGTGGCGAGCGCCAGCGCCATCAGCAGCGTCGCGACCGGCGAGTCCATGTAGATCGGCCACGCCAGCGTCTCCACCTCGGGGAGCGTCTCCAGGTAGAAGAACACGCCGACGAACACGCCCGCGACGTTGGCGAACACGAGCCAGACGAGACTGGGGGCGTTCTCCAGGTAGTACCGAGCCCACCGCCGCGGGATCACGGCGTGGCGGTCGGTCGCTCCCCCCTCCGCCCGTTCGTCGCCGACCGGCGACTCGTCCATGGTCGACCCGGAGTCCCCAGGCCACATAGCCGTACCGAAGCCGCGGTCGACGCCCGTCGTCGACTCCACCGGGATCGCGACTTCGCGGCCC
This DNA window, taken from Halosimplex litoreum, encodes the following:
- a CDS encoding UDP-N-acetyl glucosamine 2-epimerase, giving the protein MDADPTFYDDRLAAEMERGEFVLAVVTATKPDFYKQAPVVAAARERGLPCFVVHTGQHYDDLLGHGLEEYDLEPAIAADLGIRGDLSEKTAQTMLAVKQLADRLDEWPDTAVLPLVHGDTHAAAVFPQAWLFATNQQVAHNEAGLRAMAPDYDAARVATAPGADTDSVTGGDLDPAALVDAQWDGEWSVDRTEPFPEQYDTFVGSAAARYQFAPVELNREHLESEGYPRAVDGDERIPVVGNSVVDAIDMKADHDGESVFDVYPVLAERDDWIRVDVHRRANLLPGRFTALVEGVIALVEDGYNVNFVELTATRHALERHGYRERLQELADERDNFLFTGLWKKHAHVYEFLRSGQCLAEFTDSGSMQEELNAIDEACCLTARFNTDRPETVFEAETNLLVPPVSGEFVHEMVTYALETDAVRDRLRSGPDLYGENVGERIVDFLAERRDADVFEWSHERNGFDDLDGKSVDYL
- a CDS encoding HVO_0234 family beta-propeller protein is translated as MSAIEEKRMYGDRREETVAYLATGQGVATVRVSGDRVGRFGLAHRTDARDVATTEGAVVVATDEAVLVGPEEFESLGFGSAVAVGTDREGAVVAADESGRVARYRDGEWTDLGTVADARAIADGFVAAADGVHRVDGDGLANVGLDAVRDVAVTDGVPLAATDGGLASDARSEPSENLDANGEAVSNASETSSEHSADGGLYRLGNGWLRERQGAFRAVDAGGGHAHAATADELFERDGEGWSAVDLPVDEPVVGVDYGECVYAVTADGTFLVEADPETTADGAGGWRSRSLGLPDVAALAVA
- a CDS encoding glutathione S-transferase N-terminal domain-containing protein — translated: MTNLELYELEGCPYCAKVTTKLDELGLDYESHMVPRSHSERTEVEEISGQTGVPVLVDPDNGVEGMPESDDIVEYLETEYGS
- a CDS encoding endonuclease/exonuclease/phosphatase family protein, which gives rise to MPATADASEGGDGGDGDGDRGGSAAPARTRRSVLAGVAGLATAAVGRTAAAPGERTDDRVGERAAGAADPDGSAGVTVATWNCYLGVDLFDLFDASSLAEARSIAGDLVSRARRHPYEARADAIAEGLLAADADVVALQEAALVRTRPLFGEGDRETVADLLDLVTAALAERGGAYDVAATAVTTDVSVPAEADGEWLDVRLTDRVALLVREGVDVHETRSDRYDARASYPVLGDDLTVTLRRGYCLADLAVDGAELTACSTHLESSKAGVRRRQAAELTDALPATGTVVVGADLNSGPAAGGDAYETVTASLTDAAATVGTTPGDTCCQAAALRNERSRLDTRVDHVLARGADPTAVERLGADPADRVAATVDGEDVTVWPSDHAGVAATYSVAEPTPVSTPTPTPTPTPTPTPTPTSTRSPTPSATASPPPTSAPSPTDRETTTGTGAGFGVLAAAAAFVAGALGRSRD
- the nirK gene encoding copper-containing nitrite reductase codes for the protein MTPRSTRRTFLKTGAAAGAAAVAGCAGEIPDDKVTFTEADSDSRALDAPREPTVDRVAADPTAIPDPIDRSEPATIEAELTTREVTAEIEDGATFEFMTFDERIPGPMIRARVGDTVDLTVTNAEGNRMPHNVDLHAVRGPGGGAEATTVAPGETERVRFKVTYPGAFIYHCAVANMDYHISSGMFGIVLVEPEGGLPEVDHEFYLGQHEVYTDGETGQEGHHTFDMGAMAREEPTYVLINGERYAITPDKYAGMAAETGETARVYYCVGGPNLASSFHPIGSVWDEVYPQGGLGGRPQRNIQTTPVQPGSTAIATMHYPVPGPIKLVDHALSRVARKGALAVIDVEGEANPEIFDPNPE